A genome region from Brassica oleracea var. oleracea cultivar TO1000 chromosome C2, BOL, whole genome shotgun sequence includes the following:
- the LOC106324201 gene encoding uncharacterized protein LOC106324201 translates to MTEVWRIKEKTGSETCSVSETEEQRDSVMKTVDLELEKMPKAETSFTKNEIGPQDISTKPILMNKQATVTLCSENKGQVKDKGSGPGLYGLRETITLKNNKKHNEKLQFTFVLSQDPTFEDIAPRLTGFDDRLKSYEGTQTSVSPHLAFQVSTNDNNFTQSANYSQENPHFNQYRGRGGSNGRFGYGRGRGYSTRGRGFHQQVSQTCNPSQGDTSTRPTSQICGRFGHNTLKCYRRFDISYQSEELPSAMAALHVTNDPSSIQQSYHGTEWYPNTAATAHITNSQQNLQTAQSYHGHDSVMVADDIFLPITHIGSVPLQTNSGSSGQANQANPDLRKQT, encoded by the exons ATGACTGAGGTTTGGAGAATCAAAGAGAAGACAGGATCAGAAACATGTTCTGTTTCTGAGACAGAGGAACAAAGAGATTCAGTTATGAAGACAGTGGACCTTGAGTTGGAGAAGATGCCAAAGGCCGAGACAAGCTTTACCAAGAACGAGATAGGGCCACAAGACATAAGTACAAAGCCCATACTGATGAACAAACAAGCAACGGTAACATTATGTTCTGAAAACAAAGGACAAGTAAAAGACAAAGGAAGTGGTCCTGGCTTGTACGGATTGCGAGAGACAATAACATTGAAGAACAA CAAGAAACATAATGAAAAGCTTCAGTTTACATTTGTTCTTTCTCAAGATCCAACGTTTGAAGACATAGCTCCTCGCCTCACTGGTTTTGACGATAGACTCAAGTCTTATGAAGGAACTCAGACGTCTGTATCACCTCACCTAGCATTTCAAGTGTCAACCAACGACAACAACTTCACTCAGAGTGCAAACTACTCACAGGAAAATCCCCACTTTAATCAATATCGTGGTCGTGGAGGCAGCAACGGCAGGTTTGGTTATGGTAGAGGCAGAGGATACTCAACTAGAGGTCGAGGCTTTCATCAGCAAGTCTCTCAAACCTGCAACCCCTCTCAAGGAGATACCTCAACACGGCCAACCTCTCAGATCTGTGGCCGCTTCGGTCACAATACTCTCAAGTGTTACAGACGCTTTGACATATCTTACCAGAGTGAAGAACTACCCTCAGCCATGGCAGCACTTCATGTTACCAACGATCCCTCTTCCATTCAACAATCTTATCATGGTACTGAGTGGTATCCTAACACTGCTGCAACGGCTCATATCACCAACTCTCAACAGAATCTCCAGACAGCTCAATCATATCATGGTCATGACTCGGTAATGGTGGCAGATGACATCTTTCTACCAATAACTCATATTGGATCAGTGCCACTGCAAACCAATTCTGGTTCCTCAG GACAAGCAAACCAAGCAAATCCTGACTTAAGGAAGCAGACTTAA